In a genomic window of Streptococcus mitis NCTC 12261:
- the merA gene encoding mercury(II) reductase: MNKFKVNISGMTCTGCEKHVESALEKIGAKNIESSYRRGEAVFELSDDIEVESAIKAIADANYHPGEAEEIQVQSEKRTDVSLNDEGNYDYDYIIIGSGGAAFSSAIEAVTLNAKVAMIERGTVGGTCVNVGCVPSKTLLRAGEINHLAKNNPFVGLHTSASNVDLAPLVKQKNDLVTEMRNEKYVNLIDDYGFELIKGEAKFVNENTVEVNGNQITAKRFLIATGASSTAPNIPGLDEVDYLTSTSLLELKKVPNRLTVIGSGYIGMELGQLFHNLGSEVTLIQRSERLLKEYDPEISEAITKALTEQGINLVTGATYERVEQDGDIKKVHVEINGKKRIIEAEQLLIATGRKPNTESLNLHAAGVEVGSRGEIVIDDYLKTTNSRIYSAGDVTLGPQFVYVAAYEGGLAARNAIGGLNQKVNLEVVPGVTFTSPSIATVGLTEQQAKEKGYEVKTSVLPLDAVPRALVNRETTGVFKLVADAKTLKVLGAHVVAENAGDVIYAATLAVKFGLTVGDLRETMAPYLTMAEGLKLAVLTFDKDVSKLSCCAG; encoded by the coding sequence ATGAATAAATTTAAGGTAAACATTTCAGGAATGACTTGTACGGGTTGTGAAAAACACGTAGAATCAGCACTTGAAAAGATAGGTGCTAAAAATATTGAGTCTAGTTATCGTCGTGGTGAAGCAGTATTTGAACTGTCCGATGATATTGAGGTTGAAAGTGCAATAAAGGCGATTGCTGACGCAAATTATCACCCGGGCGAAGCAGAAGAAATACAAGTGCAATCGGAAAAAAGGACAGATGTAAGTTTAAATGATGAAGGTAACTATGATTATGATTACATCATCATCGGTTCTGGTGGAGCTGCCTTTTCATCTGCCATTGAAGCCGTTACTTTGAACGCAAAAGTGGCTATGATTGAGCGTGGAACGGTGGGTGGAACTTGCGTTAATGTCGGATGCGTTCCTTCTAAGACCTTATTAAGAGCAGGGGAAATCAATCATCTAGCAAAAAATAATCCATTTGTGGGATTACACACTTCGGCTTCAAATGTTGATTTAGCGCCATTAGTAAAACAAAAGAATGATTTAGTAACCGAGATGCGAAATGAAAAATATGTGAATTTAATTGATGATTATGGTTTTGAATTAATAAAAGGTGAAGCAAAATTCGTAAATGAAAATACAGTTGAAGTAAATGGCAATCAAATCACAGCCAAAAGATTTTTAATAGCTACAGGTGCTTCTTCAACTGCACCTAATATTCCCGGATTAGATGAAGTAGATTATTTAACAAGCACTAGCTTATTGGAATTAAAGAAGGTTCCAAATCGTCTTACCGTAATTGGTTCAGGATATATCGGCATGGAATTAGGACAACTATTTCATAACCTCGGGTCAGAAGTCACTTTGATTCAAAGAAGCGAGCGTCTATTAAAAGAATACGATCCTGAAATTTCAGAAGCCATTACTAAGGCCTTAACAGAACAGGGAATTAATTTAGTAACAGGTGCAACCTATGAACGAGTTGAGCAAGATGGAGACATTAAAAAAGTTCATGTTGAGATAAATGGTAAAAAGCGAATTATTGAAGCAGAACAATTGCTAATTGCCACTGGAAGAAAACCAAATACAGAATCATTAAACTTACATGCAGCAGGCGTTGAAGTTGGTTCCCGTGGTGAAATTGTCATTGATGATTATCTTAAAACGACCAATTCCCGAATTTATTCAGCTGGAGATGTCACTCTCGGTCCCCAATTTGTTTATGTAGCTGCTTATGAAGGTGGACTTGCTGCTCGTAATGCAATCGGAGGACTAAATCAAAAGGTCAATTTAGAAGTGGTTCCAGGCGTTACGTTTACTTCTCCATCGATTGCAACGGTTGGTTTAACGGAGCAACAGGCAAAAGAAAAAGGATATGAAGTGAAAACATCGGTATTGCCGTTGGATGCTGTTCCAAGAGCGCTCGTTAATCGGGAAACAACAGGTGTTTTCAAATTAGTGGCAGACGCGAAAACATTGAAAGTGTTAGGGGCGCATGTAGTGGCAGAAAACGCAGGAGACGTAATTTATGCAGCAACATTAGCTGTGAAATTCGGTTTAACTGTTGGAGATCTGAGAGAAACGATGGCTCCATATCTAACAATGGCAGAAGGATTGAAGCTGGCTGTCCTAACTTTTGATAAAGATGTTTCGAAATTATCTTGCTGTGCAGGCTAA
- a CDS encoding ABC transporter permease: MRNMWVVMKETYLRHVKSWSFFFMVISPFLFLALSVGIGYLQGSSMAQSGKIAVVSTVPAVTDSLKSTNGLNFDYQDEASAQAAIKDEKLKGYLTIDQEDSVLKAVYHGETSLEIAIKLGVTSKLNELQDQLNRSAANLSQEQEKRLGQTVNFTEKIDESKENKKMIQTFAAAGLGFFLYMILITYASVTAQEVASEKGTKIMEVVFSSIRASHYFYARMLALLLVILTHIGIYVVGGIAAILLFKDLPILAQSGILNHIGEAFSLNTLLFVLVSLFMYVVLAAFLGSMVSRPEDAGKALSPLMILIIGGFFGVTALGTAGDNLILKIGSYIPFISTFFMPFRAINGYANGLETWISLAITLAFAVTATVFIGRMYASLVLQTDDLGPWKTFKRALSYK; this comes from the coding sequence ATGAGAAATATGTGGGTTGTAATGAAGGAAACCTATCTTCGACATGTCAAATCGTGGAGTTTCTTCTTTATGGTGATTTCGCCGTTCCTCTTTTTAGCCTTATCTGTAGGAATTGGCTATCTCCAAGGATCTTCTATGGCTCAGAGTGGCAAGATAGCAGTAGTCAGCACTGTTCCAGCTGTGACAGACAGTCTTAAATCTACCAATGGTCTCAATTTTGATTATCAGGATGAAGCCAGTGCCCAAGCTGCTATCAAGGATGAAAAATTAAAAGGCTATCTGACCATTGACCAAGAGGATAGTGTCTTGAAGGCAGTTTATCACGGTGAAACTTCCCTTGAGATTGCTATTAAGCTAGGAGTAACGAGCAAGTTAAATGAGCTTCAAGATCAACTCAATCGTTCGGCAGCCAATTTGTCACAAGAACAGGAAAAACGCTTGGGACAAACAGTTAACTTTACGGAGAAAATTGATGAATCCAAGGAAAATAAAAAAATGATTCAAACCTTTGCGGCCGCAGGGCTTGGTTTCTTCCTTTATATGATTTTGATTACCTATGCTAGTGTCACTGCTCAGGAAGTGGCTAGCGAGAAAGGAACCAAAATTATGGAGGTGGTCTTCTCTAGTATCCGTGCTAGTCATTATTTCTACGCTCGCATGCTGGCTCTGCTTCTTGTGATTTTGACCCATATTGGCATTTACGTCGTGGGTGGAATTGCTGCCATTCTTCTCTTTAAAGACCTACCAATCTTGGCACAATCTGGTATTTTAAACCATATAGGAGAGGCTTTCTCGCTCAACACCTTATTGTTTGTCTTGGTTAGCCTCTTTATGTACGTTGTTTTAGCAGCCTTCCTAGGCTCTATGGTTTCTCGCCCTGAGGATGCAGGAAAAGCCTTGTCGCCTTTGATGATTTTGATTATAGGTGGTTTTTTTGGAGTGACAGCTCTAGGTACAGCTGGTGACAATCTCATCTTGAAGATTGGTTCATATATTCCCTTTATTTCGACTTTCTTCATGCCGTTTAGAGCTATTAATGGTTATGCAAATGGGTTAGAAACTTGGATTTCGCTTGCTATTACGCTTGCTTTTGCAGTAACGGCAACAGTCTTTATCGGACGTATGTATGCTAGCCTCGTTCTGCAAACAGATGATTTAGGTCCTTGGAAAACCTTTAAACGTGCCTTATCTTATAAATAG
- a CDS encoding helix-turn-helix domain-containing protein — translation MTNHITKLIENSGKKLTEISEATNIAYPTLSGYNQGIRKPKKDNAEKLAKYFNVSVAYIMGLDSNPHAPSNLKIVTDSFKTSKIGSVTPFKSDMEKLKKSIEFGERALTLPLDDSFSDEFRHIFSEYLAEKNKRFMSEFIDYMNHQNKDSKVWQSWIKTDEYAIRQEDRKNR, via the coding sequence ATGACGAATCATATTACTAAACTGATAGAAAATAGCGGAAAAAAATTGACAGAAATTAGCGAAGCTACAAATATAGCCTATCCTACACTTTCTGGATACAATCAAGGAATCCGCAAACCTAAAAAAGATAATGCTGAAAAATTGGCAAAATACTTTAATGTTTCCGTCGCTTACATTATGGGACTTGATAGCAACCCACACGCTCCATCAAATCTTAAAATTGTTACAGATAGTTTCAAAACATCTAAAATTGGTTCTGTGACACCTTTTAAAAGCGATATGGAGAAGTTAAAGAAGAGTATCGAATTTGGCGAAAGGGCATTAACACTACCACTTGATGATAGTTTTTCAGATGAATTTCGTCATATATTCTCAGAATACCTAGCTGAGAAAAACAAACGTTTTATGTCTGAGTTTATAGATTATATGAATCACCAAAATAAAGATTCTAAAGTTTGGCAGAGCTGGATTAAAACAGACGAATACGCTATCCGCCAAGAAGATAGAAAAAATAGATAG
- the merR gene encoding Hg(II)-responsive transcriptional regulator, which translates to MIYRISEFADKCGVNKETIRYYERKNLLQEPHRTEAGYRIYSYDDVKRVGLIKRIQELGFSLSEIYKLLGVVDKDEVRCQDMFEFVSKKQKEVQKQIEDLKRIETMLDDLKQRCPDEKQLHSCPIIETLT; encoded by the coding sequence ATGATTTATCGCATTAGTGAGTTTGCAGATAAATGTGGAGTTAATAAAGAAACGATCAGATATTACGAGCGAAAAAATTTATTACAAGAACCTCACCGAACGGAAGCTGGTTATCGGATATATTCATATGATGACGTTAAGCGTGTTGGGCTTATTAAACGAATACAGGAACTTGGTTTCTCTTTAAGCGAGATTTATAAATTACTTGGTGTTGTAGATAAAGATGAAGTTCGTTGTCAAGATATGTTCGAATTTGTTTCTAAAAAACAAAAGGAAGTGCAAAAACAAATAGAGGATTTAAAACGAATTGAAACTATGTTAGACGACTTAAAACAACGATGTCCAGATGAAAAGCAATTACATTCGTGTCCAATAATAGAAACATTAACATGA
- a CDS encoding CadD family cadmium resistance transporter — translation MIQNVVTSIILYSGTAVDLLIILMLFFAKRKSRKDIINIYLGQFLGSVSLILLSLLFAFVLNYIPSKEILGLLGLIPIFLGLKVLLLGDSDGEAIAKEGLRKDNKNLIFLVAMITFASCGADNIGVFVPYFTTLNLANLIVALLTFLVMIYLLVFSAQKLAQVSSVGEILEKYSRWFIAVVYLGLGIYILVENNSFDILWTILG, via the coding sequence ATGATTCAAAATGTTGTTACTTCAATAATCCTGTATTCTGGGACAGCCGTAGACTTACTTATTATCCTAATGTTATTTTTTGCCAAAAGAAAAAGCAGAAAAGACATCATTAACATCTATTTAGGACAATTTCTAGGCTCTGTTAGTCTAATATTACTAAGTTTGCTTTTTGCATTTGTCTTAAATTATATTCCTAGTAAAGAGATTTTAGGTTTACTCGGTTTGATTCCAATTTTCCTAGGCCTCAAAGTTTTGCTTTTAGGAGATTCTGATGGAGAAGCTATTGCCAAAGAAGGTTTGCGCAAAGATAATAAAAACCTGATATTTCTAGTCGCTATGATTACTTTTGCAAGTTGTGGTGCTGACAATATTGGTGTCTTTGTCCCATATTTTACTACCTTAAATTTAGCAAATTTGATAGTAGCTTTACTTACCTTTCTAGTCATGATTTATCTCTTGGTTTTTTCTGCCCAAAAATTGGCACAAGTCTCTTCTGTTGGAGAAATTTTGGAGAAATATAGCAGATGGTTTATTGCCGTTGTTTATTTAGGATTGGGGATATATATCCTGGTTGAAAATAACAGTTTTGACATACTATGGACTATATTAGGCTAG
- a CDS encoding site-specific integrase: MSIHKYKTKKGILYYVSFYIGLDAYGKKKRHLKRGFKTKKEAKLYEARLEAGVVAPTVSTDKTNPKVTYKELYQEWFNAYVGTVEETTSSQTKNIYRIHILPIFGDKFIDQISPLDCQNFITQKSQTFKNIKQIKSYTSKIFDFAINMNYIDRNPMKNVIMPKIKKTRSDNFWSLEELHHFLDIVKETEPFKHFALFRLLAFSGLRKGELYALKWADINFDSNLLNIDKSLGRIDGKAIEKSTKNESSVRTIYLDDETIDIIKQWRNFYLKEQSQLPLTKLNISDEYMFSYISSNDKIEPLHADYINNVLNRIIKKHKLKPISPHGFRHTHATLMSEIGIDPSNTSKRLGHASSQVTLDVYTHTTKTGEKNSIDKFADYLNKAK; this comes from the coding sequence ATGTCTATACACAAATACAAAACAAAAAAAGGAATCCTATACTATGTCAGCTTTTACATTGGCTTAGATGCTTATGGAAAGAAAAAAAGGCACTTAAAGAGAGGGTTCAAAACCAAAAAAGAGGCAAAATTGTACGAAGCTCGTTTAGAAGCTGGTGTCGTTGCCCCCACAGTAAGTACCGACAAAACTAACCCCAAAGTCACTTATAAAGAACTTTATCAAGAATGGTTTAATGCCTATGTTGGTACCGTTGAAGAAACAACTTCTTCCCAAACTAAGAATATCTATCGAATACATATTCTACCAATATTTGGCGATAAATTTATTGACCAAATCAGTCCTTTAGACTGTCAAAACTTTATTACACAAAAATCTCAGACTTTCAAAAATATCAAACAGATAAAATCCTATACCTCAAAAATTTTTGATTTTGCAATCAACATGAACTACATTGATCGAAATCCAATGAAGAATGTTATCATGCCTAAAATCAAAAAAACTAGATCAGATAATTTTTGGTCTCTGGAGGAATTACATCATTTCCTTGATATAGTGAAAGAAACTGAGCCATTTAAACATTTTGCTTTATTTAGACTGCTTGCATTTAGTGGACTACGAAAAGGGGAGTTATACGCTTTAAAATGGGCTGATATTAACTTTGACAGCAATCTATTGAACATAGATAAAAGTCTAGGAAGAATTGACGGTAAAGCGATTGAAAAGAGCACAAAGAATGAATCTTCAGTTCGTACAATCTATCTTGATGATGAGACAATCGATATTATTAAGCAATGGAGAAATTTCTATCTGAAAGAACAATCTCAGCTTCCTCTTACAAAGCTGAATATTAGTGATGAATATATGTTCTCTTACATATCAAGTAATGACAAAATTGAACCTTTGCATGCTGATTACATTAATAACGTACTGAATCGAATTATTAAAAAGCATAAATTAAAACCAATTAGCCCACATGGGTTTAGACATACACATGCAACACTTATGTCTGAAATTGGAATCGATCCTTCTAATACATCAAAACGTCTCGGTCATGCAAGCAGTCAGGTGACATTAGATGTCTATACTCACACCACAAAAACTGGTGAGAAAAACTCTATTGACAAATTTGCAGACTATCTCAATAAAGCAAAATAA
- a CDS encoding ABC transporter ATP-binding protein, which translates to MLEVRSLEKSFGPKQVLFGIDFQARPGRILGLVGKNGAGKTTIFHSILKFLEYQGEISLDNQDIRQETYARIGYLPEERSLMPKLTVLEQVRYLATLKGMDAKEIKEKLPQWMKRLEVKGKLTDKIKSLSKGNQQKIQLIITLIHEPDLIILDEPFSGLDPVNTELLKQVIFQEKERGATIIFSDHVMTNVEELCDDILMIRDGRVVLHGPVQDVRNQYGKTRLFVSSERSKEELENLPHVKQVSLTKQGSWKLILEDESAGRELFPILTQGQYIATFDQQAPTIDEIFKLESGVEV; encoded by the coding sequence ATGCTAGAAGTAAGAAGTCTAGAGAAAAGTTTTGGACCCAAGCAAGTTTTGTTTGGTATTGACTTTCAAGCGCGACCAGGTCGTATTTTGGGATTAGTCGGGAAAAACGGTGCTGGGAAGACAACGATTTTCCACAGTATTTTGAAGTTTTTAGAATACCAAGGAGAAATTAGTCTGGATAATCAGGATATTCGACAAGAGACCTACGCTCGGATTGGCTATCTGCCTGAAGAACGCAGCCTCATGCCTAAATTGACAGTCCTTGAACAAGTTCGTTACTTGGCGACTCTAAAAGGTATGGATGCCAAGGAGATCAAGGAAAAACTCCCTCAATGGATGAAGAGGTTGGAAGTGAAAGGGAAGCTGACTGATAAAATCAAGAGTCTGTCAAAAGGAAATCAGCAGAAGATTCAGCTCATTATTACTCTGATTCATGAGCCAGACTTGATTATCTTGGATGAGCCTTTCAGTGGATTGGACCCGGTCAATACAGAATTGCTCAAGCAAGTCATTTTTCAGGAAAAAGAACGTGGGGCAACCATTATCTTTTCTGACCATGTCATGACCAACGTCGAGGAGCTTTGTGACGATATTCTCATGATTCGAGATGGCCGTGTGGTCTTGCATGGACCAGTTCAGGATGTCCGCAATCAATACGGGAAAACGCGTCTCTTTGTTTCAAGTGAACGAAGCAAGGAAGAATTGGAAAATCTTCCTCATGTCAAGCAGGTAAGTTTGACCAAACAAGGCAGTTGGAAATTGATCTTAGAGGATGAGAGCGCTGGAAGGGAACTCTTCCCAATCTTGACTCAGGGGCAATACATCGCAACCTTTGACCAGCAAGCGCCAACAATTGATGAAATCTTTAAACTAGAATCAGGGGTGGAAGTATGA
- the cadX gene encoding Cd(II)/Zn(II)-sensing metalloregulatory transcriptional regulator CadX, which produces MKKDSICQVNVINQQNITTATNYLEKEKVQKSLRILTKFTDNKQINIIFYLLAVEELCVCDIACLLNLSMASTSHHLRKLANQNILGTRREGKIIYYFIKDEEIRDFFNQLG; this is translated from the coding sequence ATGAAAAAAGATAGTATCTGCCAAGTGAATGTTATAAATCAGCAAAATATTACAACCGCAACGAACTACCTTGAAAAGGAAAAAGTCCAAAAATCACTTCGCATTTTAACAAAATTTACCGATAATAAACAGATAAATATCATCTTCTATCTTCTTGCTGTTGAAGAACTCTGTGTCTGTGATATAGCCTGTTTACTAAATCTCAGTATGGCATCTACTTCCCACCATCTTCGTAAACTAGCCAATCAAAACATCTTGGGCACTAGAAGAGAGGGGAAAATTATATATTATTTTATAAAAGATGAGGAAATCAGGGATTTTTTTAATCAACTAGGATAA
- the rpsI gene encoding 30S ribosomal protein S9 codes for MSQAQYAGTGRRKNAVARVRLVPGTGKITVNKKDVEEYIPHADLRLVINQPFAVTSTAGSYDVFVNVVGGGYAGQSGAIRHGIARALLQVDPDFRDSLKRAGLLTRDSRKVERKKPGLKKARKASQFSKR; via the coding sequence ATGTCACAAGCACAATATGCAGGTACTGGACGTCGTAAAAACGCTGTTGCACGCGTTCGCCTTGTTCCAGGAACTGGTAAAATCACTGTTAACAAAAAAGATGTTGAAGAGTACATCCCACACGCTGACCTTCGTCTTGTCATCAACCAACCATTCGCAGTTACTTCAACTGCAGGTTCATACGACGTTTTCGTTAACGTTGTAGGTGGTGGATACGCAGGTCAATCAGGAGCTATCCGTCACGGTATCGCTCGTGCCCTTCTTCAAGTAGACCCAGACTTCCGCGATTCATTGAAACGCGCAGGACTTCTTACACGTGACTCACGTAAAGTTGAACGTAAGAAACCAGGTCTTAAGAAAGCTCGTAAAGCATCACAATTCTCAAAACGTTAA
- the rplM gene encoding 50S ribosomal protein L13: MNKTTFMAKPGQVERKWYVVDATDVPLGRLSAVVASVLRGKNKPTFTPHTDTGDFVIVINAEKVKLTGKKATDKIYYTHSNHPGGLKQISAGELRSKNAVRLIEKSVKGMLPHNTLGRAQGMKLKVFVGAEHTHAAQQPEVLDISGLI; this comes from the coding sequence ATGAACAAAACAACATTTATGGCTAAACCAGGCCAAGTTGAACGTAAATGGTACGTAGTTGACGCAACTGATGTACCACTTGGACGTCTTTCTGCAGTAGTTGCTAGCGTACTTCGCGGAAAAAACAAACCAACATTTACACCACACACTGATACAGGTGACTTTGTGATTGTTATCAATGCTGAAAAAGTTAAATTGACTGGTAAAAAAGCAACTGATAAAATCTACTACACTCACTCAAACCACCCAGGTGGATTGAAACAAATCTCTGCAGGTGAACTTCGTTCTAAAAATGCAGTACGTTTGATCGAGAAATCAGTTAAAGGTATGCTTCCACACAATACTCTTGGACGCGCTCAAGGTATGAAGTTGAAAGTATTTGTTGGAGCTGAGCACACTCACGCTGCACAACAACCAGAAGTTCTTGATATTTCAGGACTTATCTAA
- a CDS encoding phage replisome organizer N-terminal domain-containing protein, whose product MNGVQWIKITTDIFDDEKIQLIESMPEGDTLIVIWFKILVLAGKQNNSGILSLGNKVYYTEEMLSTVFRRKATSVKLALSMFEEFGMIEIIDGAITIPKWEKHQNIDGLEKIRKQTRERVARHRQKQKALIKGEPQLILDCNVTVTDENENVTQEIKNKSKNKKEIENILDNSSRKTETYIPPKYYSLLESISYKYNDRFLYPNNYTLTHAQKMKIGEYLASGYITSDEVISMIERIPEDATSPLAYLFKSMENLKQERMLECKAIAHENARKKYMINE is encoded by the coding sequence ATGAATGGTGTTCAGTGGATCAAGATAACAACAGATATATTTGATGATGAAAAAATTCAGCTAATAGAATCAATGCCAGAAGGAGATACTCTTATTGTAATATGGTTTAAAATTCTGGTGCTTGCAGGAAAGCAAAATAATAGTGGCATATTAAGTCTAGGGAACAAGGTTTATTACACAGAAGAGATGCTTTCAACAGTGTTTAGACGAAAGGCTACATCTGTAAAATTAGCTCTCAGTATGTTTGAAGAATTTGGCATGATAGAAATCATAGATGGCGCTATTACCATTCCAAAATGGGAGAAACATCAGAATATAGATGGCCTAGAAAAGATTAGAAAACAAACAAGGGAACGTGTTGCTCGCCATAGACAAAAACAAAAAGCACTAATTAAAGGCGAGCCACAACTCATTTTAGACTGTAACGTTACAGTAACGGATGAAAATGAGAATGTAACGCAAGAGATTAAGAACAAGAGTAAGAATAAGAAAGAGATTGAGAATATACTGGATAATAGTTCTAGAAAGACTGAAACTTATATTCCACCCAAATATTATTCTTTGTTAGAATCCATTTCTTATAAGTACAATGATAGATTTTTGTATCCTAACAATTACACTTTAACACATGCTCAGAAGATGAAGATAGGCGAGTATTTGGCTAGTGGGTATATAACTAGTGATGAAGTTATTAGCATGATTGAACGGATTCCTGAGGATGCGACTTCTCCTTTAGCGTATTTATTTAAGTCTATGGAGAATTTAAAGCAGGAACGTATGCTGGAGTGCAAAGCTATTGCCCATGAAAATGCCCGAAAGAAGTATATGATAAATGAGTAG